A genomic region of Papaver somniferum cultivar HN1 chromosome 7, ASM357369v1, whole genome shotgun sequence contains the following coding sequences:
- the LOC113297953 gene encoding uncharacterized protein LOC113297953, giving the protein MVSEPVSKPKKKKKTLKMVNEIESSKGKTVEYDVQKKNPVYYLGSSDGSGNIITPISLRGNNYDEWARAIRRSLIAKRKFGFIDGTVTRPEDPDQLEEWIAVQSMLVSWISNTLELSVRSTLGDYEDASLLWAHLKRRFCVVSGTRICQLKTSLSDCKQKKTEEVAIYFGRLNKIWDEMVTYMKIPQCKCGKCTCNIASQVSLLREEDLLHYFLIGLDSVYSSLREQLIAREPLPSVDVAYQTIVNSERLKIGDGVVSTEMQENVMAFKVQSDQRLLNSAYDPNKYCKTCSRQGHSDDGCFKIIGYPEWWGDRPKNGRGGRTGGRGRTGRGGRGQGGNPVRAHNLHISAAKESAGTSSADGTGLVGVKAAQVQEVMEFLNSRKSGSHLQGPVYEEDDWSG; this is encoded by the coding sequence atggtatcagagccagtttcgaaacctaaaaaaaaaaaaaaaacactaaagatgGTTAAcgaaattgaatcatccaaaggaAAGACGGTGGAATATGATGTACAAAAGAAGAACCCTGTATATTACCTAGGTTCGAGTGATGGATCAGGAAATATCATCACGCCAATAAGTTTGAGAGGAAAtaattatgatgaatgggctagagccataagaagatcgttaatagccaaaagaaaatttggttttattgaTGGAACAGTTACAAGACCTGAAGATCCGGATCAGTTAGAAGAATGGATAGCAGTGCAATCAATGCTGGTCTCATGGATCAGTAACACGCTGGAGTTATCAGTGAGATCAACTCTGGGAGATTATGAGGATGCAAGTCTATTATGGGCACACTTGAAGAGAAGATTTTGCGTTGTTAGTGGAACAAGAATATGCCAACTAAAAACATCTTTAAGTGACTGCAAACAGAAGAAAACGGAGGAAGTTGCTatatattttggaagattgaacaaaatatgggatgagatggtgacttatatgaagataccCCAATGCAAGTGTGGAAAGTGCACCTGTAATATTGCATCTCAGGTAAGTttgttgagagaagaagatttattgCATTATTTTCTGATTGGGTTAGATTCTGTATACAGCTCTTTGCGTGAACAATTGATTGCAAGAGAACCATTGCCGTCTGTGGATGTTGCATATCAAACAATTGTGAACTCAGAACGCCTGAAAATTGGAGATGGAGTTGTGTCTACAGAGATGCAAGAGAATGTTATGGCTTTTAAGGTGCAATCTGATCAACGCCTACTTAATAGTGCTTATGATCCCAACAAGTACTGCAAAACTTgcagcagacaaggacactctgATGATGGCTGTTTTAAGATTATTGGATatccagaatggtggggagacagaccaaagaatggaagaggaggaagaactggaggaagaggacgtactggaagaggaggtagaggacaaggaggaaATCCTGTTCGTGCTCATAACCTGCATATTTCGGCAGCAAAGGAGAGTGCTGGTACGTCATCAGCTGATGGAACGGGTCTAGTAGGAGTTAAAGCAGCACAAGTTCAAGAGGtgatggagtttttaaactcaagaaaGTCTGGTTCTCATCTACAAG